Proteins from a genomic interval of Leifsonia shinshuensis:
- the trhA gene encoding PAQR family membrane homeostasis protein TrhA → MTPRNAPEPEDVAELLAEPIADLPPSDAAVKTDDSRGPLLPNIPLLDASPAHPAELKPTWRGWIHAGTFPVTIAAGIVLICLAHGAPAKWASAVFMLTSMLLFGNSALYHRFNWRPRTKVVLKRIDHANIFLLIAGTYTPLAVLALPPQKGILLLCIVWGGALLGIGFRVFWITAPRWLYVPIYLLLGWAAMMYIVDLVNANVAMMVLVCVGGVLYTIGAVIYGIKKPNPVPGVFGFHEIFHTLTVLAFLCHWTATLLIALHPAYNG, encoded by the coding sequence ATGACGCCGCGAAACGCCCCCGAGCCCGAGGACGTCGCCGAGCTGCTCGCCGAGCCGATCGCCGATCTCCCGCCCTCCGACGCCGCGGTCAAGACGGACGACTCGCGCGGCCCGCTGCTGCCGAACATCCCGCTGCTGGACGCGTCGCCCGCCCATCCGGCCGAGCTCAAGCCGACCTGGCGCGGCTGGATCCACGCCGGCACGTTCCCGGTGACGATCGCCGCCGGCATCGTGCTCATCTGCCTGGCGCACGGCGCGCCCGCCAAGTGGGCGTCCGCGGTCTTCATGCTCACCTCGATGCTGCTCTTCGGCAACTCCGCGCTCTACCACCGCTTCAACTGGCGGCCGCGCACCAAGGTCGTGCTCAAGCGCATCGACCACGCCAACATCTTCCTGCTGATCGCCGGCACCTACACGCCGCTCGCCGTGCTCGCCCTCCCGCCGCAGAAGGGCATCCTGCTGCTCTGCATCGTGTGGGGCGGCGCGCTGCTCGGCATCGGTTTCCGGGTGTTCTGGATCACGGCGCCGCGGTGGCTGTACGTGCCGATCTACCTGCTGCTCGGCTGGGCGGCGATGATGTACATCGTCGACCTGGTGAACGCCAACGTGGCCATGATGGTCCTGGTCTGCGTCGGCGGCGTGCTCTACACGATCGGCGCGGTCATCTACGGCATCAAGAAGCCGAACCCGGTCCCCGGGGTGTTCGGCTTCCACGAGATCTTCCACACCCTGACGGTGCTGGCGTTCCTCTGCCACTGGACGGCCACGCTGCTGATCGCGCTGCACCCCGCGTACAACGGCTGA
- a CDS encoding DUF4307 domain-containing protein, translating to MTEATSETLESRYGRTPKRRRRDRWLLIGGALGVVAVVTAWVFWAGWDNNQADLETTDTAYVIPDAHHVRITFTINAQPGTGVTCAIQALNQDYAIVGWRIVSYPGSDSRVSTHTETIRTISQSNTGLINTCWLT from the coding sequence GTGACCGAGGCGACCTCCGAGACCCTCGAATCCCGCTACGGCCGCACCCCGAAGCGCCGCCGCCGCGACCGCTGGCTGCTGATCGGCGGCGCGCTCGGCGTCGTCGCGGTGGTGACCGCGTGGGTGTTCTGGGCCGGCTGGGACAACAACCAGGCCGACCTGGAGACCACGGACACCGCGTACGTGATCCCGGATGCACACCATGTGCGGATCACCTTCACCATCAACGCCCAGCCGGGAACCGGCGTCACCTGCGCCATCCAGGCGCTCAACCAGGACTACGCCATCGTGGGCTGGCGGATCGTGAGCTACCCCGGCTCGGATTCCCGGGTCTCGACGCACACCGAGACGATCCGGACCATCAGCCAGAGCAACACGGGTTTGATTAACACCTGCTGGCTGACCTAA
- a CDS encoding PhoH family protein — protein MVVAESGTRQFESASSTIRQSERTYVLDTSVLLSDPKAIFRFAEHAVVIPVVVVSELEGKRNDPEIGYFARQALRNLDDLRVQHERLDFPIPVGDGGSLRVELNHSNMSVLPSGMQLGDNDSRILAVAMNLANDGLAVTVVSKDLPMRVKASSIGLAAEEYRHEQVVDSGWTGLAEISLGSDQMSSLYEEEWMRTPLVDGLPVNTGLIMHSDRGSALGRVVADGEVKLVRGDRDVFGLHGRSAEQRLAIDLLLDPEIGILSLGGRAGTGKSALALCAGLEAVLERQQHKKIMVFRPLYAVGGQELGYLPGDQGEKMNPWGQAVFDTLGALVSQNVLDEVQDRGILEVLPLTHIRGRSLHDAFVIVDEAQSLERNVLLTVLSRVGQNSRVVLTHDVAQRDNLRVGRHDGVASVIETLKGHPLFAHVTLTRSERSAIAALVTEMLEGNELA, from the coding sequence GTGGTCGTGGCTGAATCAGGAACCCGGCAGTTCGAGTCGGCATCCAGCACCATCCGGCAGAGCGAGCGCACGTATGTGCTCGACACCTCGGTGCTGCTGTCCGACCCCAAGGCGATCTTCCGGTTCGCCGAACACGCTGTCGTCATCCCTGTCGTCGTCGTGAGCGAGCTGGAGGGGAAGCGCAACGATCCCGAGATCGGGTACTTCGCGCGGCAGGCGCTGCGCAATCTGGACGACCTGCGCGTCCAGCACGAACGGCTCGACTTCCCGATCCCGGTCGGGGACGGCGGCTCGCTCCGCGTGGAGCTGAACCACTCCAACATGTCGGTGCTGCCGAGCGGCATGCAGCTCGGCGACAACGACTCCCGCATCCTCGCCGTGGCGATGAACCTCGCGAACGACGGGCTGGCGGTCACGGTCGTCTCCAAGGACCTCCCGATGCGCGTCAAGGCGTCGTCGATCGGCCTCGCGGCGGAGGAGTACCGGCACGAGCAGGTGGTCGACAGCGGCTGGACGGGCCTCGCGGAGATCTCCCTCGGCAGCGACCAGATGAGCTCGCTCTACGAGGAGGAGTGGATGCGCACGCCGCTCGTCGACGGCCTCCCCGTCAACACGGGCCTGATCATGCACTCCGACCGCGGCTCGGCGCTCGGACGCGTCGTCGCCGACGGCGAGGTGAAGCTGGTGCGCGGCGACCGCGACGTGTTCGGGCTGCACGGCCGCTCGGCGGAGCAGCGGCTGGCGATCGACCTCCTGCTCGACCCGGAGATCGGCATCCTGTCGCTCGGCGGCCGCGCCGGCACCGGCAAGTCGGCGCTCGCGCTCTGCGCGGGTCTGGAGGCCGTGCTGGAGCGCCAGCAGCACAAGAAGATCATGGTGTTCCGCCCGCTCTACGCGGTCGGCGGCCAGGAGCTGGGCTACCTGCCGGGCGACCAGGGCGAGAAGATGAACCCCTGGGGCCAGGCGGTGTTCGACACCCTCGGCGCGCTGGTGTCGCAGAACGTGCTGGACGAGGTGCAGGACCGCGGCATCCTCGAGGTGCTGCCGCTCACGCACATCCGCGGCCGCTCGCTGCACGACGCGTTCGTGATCGTGGACGAGGCCCAGTCGCTGGAGCGGAACGTGCTGCTCACGGTGCTCAGCCGTGTCGGGCAGAACTCGCGGGTGGTGCTGACCCACGATGTGGCGCAGCGCGACAACCTCCGCGTGGGCCGGCATGACGGCGTGGCCTCGGTGATCGAGACGCTCAAGGGGCACCCGCTGTTCGCGCACGTCACGCTGACGCGCTCGGAGCGGTCGGCGATCGCCGCGCTCGTGACGGAGATGCTGGAGGGCAACGAGCTCGCCTGA
- a CDS encoding isoprenyl transferase: protein MSRRSSDTANGLLYGLYQKRLRRDLAGVGPGSLPRHVAMIIDGNRRWARQAGMTTVAHGHRAGAAKMREFLEWCDDLGIEVVTLYLLSSDNLTNRPSSELSDLIEIIAELADDLSRYRDWRVKHVGSTAGLPERLVGSLADAEKRTADKKGMHINLAVGYGGRKEITDAMRSIVAAHSAEGGSLETLADLLTPDLIGAHLYTGGQPDPDLVIRTSGEQRLSDFMLWQSAHSEFYFVEALGPDLREVDFLRAMRDYSRRQRRYGS from the coding sequence GTGAGCAGACGGAGTTCGGACACGGCCAACGGGCTGCTCTACGGCCTCTACCAGAAGCGGCTGCGGCGCGACCTCGCCGGCGTCGGCCCCGGGTCGCTGCCGCGCCACGTCGCGATGATCATCGACGGCAACCGGCGGTGGGCCAGGCAGGCCGGCATGACGACGGTCGCGCACGGCCACCGGGCGGGCGCGGCCAAGATGCGCGAGTTCCTGGAGTGGTGCGACGACCTCGGCATCGAGGTGGTGACGCTCTACCTGCTGTCGTCGGACAACCTGACCAACCGGCCGAGCTCCGAGCTCTCCGACCTGATCGAGATCATCGCCGAGCTGGCGGACGACCTCTCCCGCTACCGGGACTGGCGGGTCAAGCACGTCGGCTCGACCGCCGGCCTCCCGGAGCGGCTGGTCGGCTCCCTGGCGGATGCCGAGAAGCGCACGGCCGACAAGAAGGGCATGCACATCAACCTCGCGGTCGGCTACGGCGGCCGCAAGGAGATCACCGACGCGATGCGCAGCATCGTCGCGGCGCACTCGGCGGAGGGCGGCAGCCTGGAGACGCTCGCCGACCTCCTCACCCCCGACCTGATCGGCGCCCACCTCTACACCGGCGGCCAGCCCGACCCGGACCTCGTCATCCGCACCTCGGGGGAGCAGCGGCTGAGCGACTTCATGCTGTGGCAGAGCGCGCACAGCGAGTTCTACTTCGTGGAGGCTCTCGGCCCGGACCTGCGCGAGGTCGACTTCCTGCGCGCGATGCGCGACTACTCCCGCCGCCAGCGCCGCTACGGCTCCTGA
- a CDS encoding aminotransferase class V-fold PLP-dependent enzyme, translating to MTTIEEFAAGFGEEPGYLDYGRVGPLSATVRAEALGQYEALAKARFGTVDRMHAENGRVRDAISALTGFPAEQIAFQPNASTGLMHAAFGLTGGDVLLSRAEFPSVTYAAVRAAQAMRVVTPVWLETDHGRVTPAQLKEQLTDSTTAVMVSLVDSRTGYLADIDGIRQVIGDRLLIVDAIQGFGVTDAPYEVADVVVSGGQKWTRAGWGTGFIALSERAIEHLTPVFSGWVGTGAGESWDEVLDPAKGASAFTVSNADPVGEARFAAALEEIAAVGVPEIATAISDVAERVIDLADEFAVPVTSSRNAAERAGIVVLEPLPEQLTVLAASLFNHGVSARVRTTSVRLSVHAGTTEETLDMLRAAFTSYASAA from the coding sequence ATGACGACGATCGAGGAGTTCGCCGCGGGGTTCGGCGAGGAGCCGGGGTACCTGGACTACGGGCGCGTCGGGCCGCTGTCGGCGACGGTGCGCGCGGAGGCGCTCGGACAGTACGAGGCGCTCGCCAAGGCGCGCTTCGGGACCGTCGACCGGATGCACGCCGAGAACGGCCGCGTGCGCGACGCGATCTCCGCGCTGACCGGCTTCCCGGCCGAGCAGATCGCCTTCCAGCCGAACGCTTCCACCGGCCTCATGCACGCCGCGTTCGGGCTCACCGGCGGCGACGTGCTGCTCTCGCGCGCCGAGTTCCCGAGCGTCACCTACGCCGCCGTCCGCGCCGCGCAGGCCATGCGCGTCGTGACGCCGGTGTGGCTGGAGACCGACCACGGCCGGGTCACCCCGGCGCAGCTCAAGGAGCAGCTCACCGACTCCACGACCGCGGTGATGGTAAGCCTGGTCGACTCGCGGACCGGGTACCTCGCCGACATCGACGGCATCCGCCAGGTGATCGGCGACCGGCTCCTGATCGTGGACGCCATCCAGGGCTTCGGCGTGACCGACGCGCCGTACGAGGTGGCGGACGTCGTCGTCTCCGGCGGCCAGAAGTGGACGAGGGCGGGCTGGGGCACGGGCTTCATCGCGCTCAGCGAGCGCGCGATCGAGCACCTGACTCCGGTCTTCAGCGGCTGGGTCGGCACCGGCGCGGGCGAGAGCTGGGACGAGGTGCTCGACCCGGCGAAGGGGGCGTCCGCCTTCACCGTGTCGAACGCGGACCCGGTGGGCGAGGCGCGCTTCGCCGCCGCGCTGGAGGAGATCGCCGCGGTCGGCGTCCCGGAGATCGCCACGGCGATCTCGGACGTCGCCGAGCGCGTCATCGACCTCGCCGACGAGTTCGCGGTGCCCGTCACCTCCTCCCGCAACGCCGCCGAGCGCGCCGGGATCGTCGTGCTGGAGCCGCTGCCTGAGCAGCTCACCGTGCTCGCGGCCTCCCTCTTCAACCACGGGGTGTCCGCCCGGGTGCGCACGACCAGCGTGCGCCTGAGCGTGCACGCCGGGACGACGGAGGAGACGCTGGACATGCTGCGCGCCGCCTTCACCTCGTACGCCTCGGCGGCCTGA
- the greA gene encoding transcription elongation factor GreA, translating to MSQESQVTFLTQDAYDRLSAELEELSVNGRNEIAKRIEAAREEGDLKENGGYHAAKDEQGKIEARIVQLTNLLRSATVGEAPQSHGVVEPGTVITATIAGDESVFLIGNREIAAGTELPVYSEQSPLGSAILGLKVGDKTEYTAPNGRQIAVEITKVDTYTGQ from the coding sequence ATGTCCCAGGAGTCTCAGGTCACGTTTCTGACCCAGGACGCGTACGATCGGCTCTCGGCCGAACTCGAGGAGCTCAGCGTCAACGGCCGCAACGAGATCGCCAAGCGCATCGAGGCGGCCCGCGAAGAGGGCGACCTCAAGGAGAACGGCGGCTACCACGCCGCGAAGGACGAGCAGGGCAAGATCGAGGCCCGCATCGTGCAGCTGACCAACCTGCTGCGCAGCGCCACCGTCGGCGAGGCGCCCCAGAGCCACGGCGTCGTGGAGCCCGGCACCGTCATCACCGCGACCATCGCGGGCGACGAGAGCGTCTTCCTGATCGGCAACCGCGAGATCGCCGCCGGCACCGAACTCCCCGTCTACAGCGAGCAGAGCCCGCTCGGCTCCGCCATCCTCGGCCTCAAGGTCGGCGACAAGACGGAGTACACCGCCCCGAACGGCCGCCAGATCGCCGTCGAGATCACCAAGGTGGACACCTACACGGGCCAGTAA
- the ilvA gene encoding threonine ammonia-lyase — MDTATDPTRTPFAGPGLDEIEAARAIVARVAQPTPLETSRYLTDVLGAPVILKCENLQRTGSYKIRGAYHRLSKLTAEERARGVVAASAGNHAQGVAFAARELGIHATIFMPVGVAIPKFQATRAYGADVVLSGSIVDETLRAAADFAAETGAVLIPPFDHRDVIAGQGTLGLEILDEVPGVETIVVPIGGGGLISGVASAVKQRAAQEGRTIRVIGVQAANAAAYPASLAAGEPTEIGLVATIADGIAVSKPGALNFEIIRDAVDAVVTVTEDDIARALLVLLERAKLVVEPAGAVGVAAILAGLIPAPENGAEPGPVVAILSGGNIDPLLMQRVIAHGLAASDRYLRLSIMLPDRPGQLARIAEILAGVNANVVEVLHTRHGNGLQLSQVELVVSVETRGTEHRQQVIQVLRSAGYDPVLEEE; from the coding sequence GTGGATACCGCGACCGATCCGACGCGCACCCCGTTCGCAGGCCCCGGCCTCGACGAGATCGAGGCCGCGCGCGCGATCGTGGCCCGGGTCGCGCAGCCCACACCGCTGGAGACCTCCCGCTACCTCACCGACGTGCTCGGCGCGCCGGTCATCCTCAAGTGCGAGAACCTCCAGCGCACCGGCTCCTACAAGATCCGCGGCGCCTATCACCGGCTGTCCAAGCTGACGGCCGAGGAGCGGGCGCGCGGCGTCGTCGCCGCCTCGGCGGGGAACCACGCGCAGGGCGTCGCGTTCGCCGCGCGCGAGCTCGGCATCCACGCCACCATCTTCATGCCGGTCGGCGTCGCCATCCCCAAGTTCCAGGCCACGCGCGCCTACGGCGCCGACGTGGTGCTGAGCGGCAGCATCGTGGACGAGACGCTGCGCGCCGCGGCCGACTTCGCGGCGGAGACCGGCGCCGTGCTCATCCCGCCGTTCGACCACCGGGACGTCATCGCCGGGCAGGGCACCCTCGGGCTCGAGATCCTGGACGAGGTGCCGGGGGTCGAGACCATCGTCGTGCCGATCGGCGGCGGCGGGCTCATCTCCGGCGTCGCGAGCGCGGTCAAGCAGCGCGCCGCGCAGGAGGGGCGCACCATCCGCGTGATCGGCGTGCAGGCGGCCAACGCCGCCGCCTACCCGGCGTCGCTCGCGGCCGGCGAGCCCACCGAGATCGGCCTGGTCGCGACCATCGCCGACGGCATCGCCGTCAGCAAGCCGGGCGCCCTCAACTTCGAGATCATCCGCGACGCGGTGGACGCCGTGGTGACGGTCACCGAGGACGACATCGCCCGCGCCCTGCTGGTGCTCCTGGAGCGCGCGAAGCTGGTCGTCGAGCCCGCCGGCGCGGTCGGCGTCGCGGCGATCCTCGCCGGGCTCATCCCCGCGCCCGAGAATGGCGCGGAGCCCGGACCCGTCGTGGCGATCCTCTCCGGCGGCAACATCGACCCGCTGCTCATGCAGCGCGTCATCGCGCACGGCCTCGCGGCCTCCGACCGCTACCTGCGGCTCTCGATCATGCTCCCGGACCGGCCCGGGCAGCTCGCCCGCATCGCCGAGATCCTCGCCGGCGTCAACGCCAACGTGGTGGAGGTGCTGCACACGCGGCACGGCAACGGCCTGCAGCTCAGCCAGGTGGAGCTCGTCGTCTCGGTGGAGACGCGCGGCACGGAGCACCGGCAGCAGGTCATCCAGGTGCTGCGCTCGGCCGGCTACGACCCGGTCCTCGAAGAGGAATGA